One genomic window of Tepidamorphus gemmatus includes the following:
- a CDS encoding (2Fe-2S)-binding protein has protein sequence MSKVHVKMTVNGEAVEALVEPRTLLIHFLREHLSLTGAHIGCETSHCGACTVDLDGRSVKSCTMFAVQAQGSEIRTIEGMANPDGTLSALQEGFRMMHGLQCGFCTPGMIMRAHRLLQENPSPSEAEIRAGIAGNLCRCTGYQNIVKAIQYAAAKANGVELVEAAE, from the coding sequence ATGTCCAAGGTTCACGTGAAGATGACGGTGAACGGCGAGGCGGTCGAAGCCCTCGTCGAGCCGCGCACCCTGCTGATCCACTTCCTGCGCGAGCACCTGTCCCTTACCGGCGCCCATATCGGCTGCGAGACCAGTCACTGCGGCGCCTGCACGGTCGATCTCGACGGCCGTTCGGTGAAATCCTGCACCATGTTCGCCGTTCAGGCGCAGGGCTCCGAGATCCGCACCATCGAAGGCATGGCCAATCCGGACGGCACGCTGTCGGCACTGCAGGAAGGCTTCCGCATGATGCACGGCCTGCAATGCGGTTTCTGCACGCCGGGGATGATCATGCGTGCGCACCGGCTGCTGCAGGAGAACCCCTCGCCGAGCGAAGCCGAGATCCGCGCCGGAATTGCCGGCAATCTCTGCCGCTGCACCGGCTACCAGAACATCGTCAAGGCGATCCAGTACGCTGCCGCCAAGGCAAATGGCGTCGAATTGGTGGAGGCCGCGGAATGA